One Streptomyces sp. ML-6 genomic region harbors:
- a CDS encoding ABC transporter permease: MLAYLIRRLFAVVIMVLVVLLATFTIFFMLPKWAGQDVAVLFAGKATGVEQLQGIRVKLGLDEPLLVQFWDFVKGIPMGRDYANGDDVTHCAAPCFGYSFRTEVPVWTTLKDALPVTGGLAAGACVLWLLGGVATGVVSALRRGSIWDRAAMTTALAGVSLPIFFTGMVAMGLFVHNFGWVKIADNLSTDDSIGTWFQTLILPWIVLAFLNAAMYARLTRATMLEVLGEDYIRTARAKGLGESTVITRHALRSAMTPILTVFGLDIGVLLGGAVLTESTFNLPGLGLAAVQAISNKDLPVILGVTLFAALAIAVANLLVDILYAVIDPRVRLG; the protein is encoded by the coding sequence CTTCTTCATGCTGCCCAAGTGGGCGGGCCAGGACGTAGCAGTCCTCTTCGCCGGCAAGGCCACGGGTGTCGAGCAGCTCCAGGGCATCCGGGTCAAACTGGGTCTCGACGAGCCCCTCCTCGTCCAGTTCTGGGACTTCGTCAAGGGCATTCCGATGGGGCGCGACTACGCGAACGGTGACGACGTCACCCACTGCGCCGCTCCCTGCTTCGGGTACTCCTTCCGCACGGAGGTCCCGGTCTGGACCACCCTCAAGGACGCCCTGCCCGTCACCGGGGGCCTCGCCGCCGGTGCCTGTGTCCTGTGGCTCCTCGGCGGTGTCGCCACCGGTGTGGTGTCCGCGCTCCGCCGCGGCAGCATCTGGGACCGCGCCGCGATGACCACGGCCCTGGCCGGCGTCTCGCTGCCGATCTTCTTCACCGGCATGGTCGCCATGGGCCTGTTCGTGCACAACTTCGGCTGGGTGAAGATCGCCGACAACCTCTCCACGGACGACAGCATCGGAACCTGGTTCCAGACCCTGATCCTGCCGTGGATCGTGCTCGCGTTCCTGAACGCCGCGATGTACGCCCGCCTCACCCGGGCCACCATGCTCGAAGTGCTCGGCGAGGACTACATCCGCACCGCCCGCGCCAAGGGCCTGGGCGAGAGCACCGTCATCACCCGGCACGCGCTGCGTTCCGCGATGACGCCGATCCTCACCGTCTTCGGCCTCGACATCGGCGTGCTCCTCGGTGGCGCCGTCCTCACCGAGTCCACGTTCAACCTGCCGGGGCTCGGGCTCGCGGCGGTCCAGGCCATCAGCAACAAGGACCTGCCGGTGATCCTCGGCGTCACCCTGTTCGCGGCTCTCGCGATCGCCGTGGCCAACCTCCTCGTCGACATTCTGTACGCCGTCATCGACCCGCGAGTGAGGCTGGGATGA